In Rhizobium sp. ZPR4, a genomic segment contains:
- a CDS encoding methyltransferase yields the protein MLPSQLSSGDVIADRRADYAKMLAESGEPASAAELMEQALELVPRWAAGWFTLATYREKAGDAPGAIAALTEVLALDEGDVFGARLKLAVLGGTEVPDRPPSLYVERLFDDYADRFETSLVEKLGYSVPGKLAVLIAETADIPKHFRLAVDLGCGTGLLGPEIRARVDRLEGYDLSKGMLAKAAEKNVYDYLGQADLSLEPDLSGVFEAGLAAGRADLVTAADVLMYLGNLQGVMAIVAKLSAAGAIFAFSVEDAQQPDGYVLCDSLRFAHSEAYVRKILAAHGFTVLDLTRSVIRMDGGKPIHGILFIASKSA from the coding sequence ATGCTGCCGAGCCAGCTTTCCTCCGGCGATGTCATCGCCGACCGCCGCGCCGATTATGCGAAGATGCTTGCCGAAAGCGGAGAACCCGCGAGCGCTGCCGAGCTGATGGAGCAGGCGCTGGAACTGGTGCCGCGCTGGGCGGCGGGCTGGTTCACGCTCGCGACCTATCGCGAGAAGGCCGGCGATGCGCCGGGCGCGATTGCAGCGCTGACCGAGGTGCTGGCGCTCGATGAGGGCGATGTCTTCGGCGCCCGCCTGAAGCTTGCGGTTCTCGGCGGCACGGAAGTGCCCGACCGGCCGCCAAGCCTCTATGTCGAGCGATTGTTCGACGACTATGCCGACCGCTTCGAAACCTCGCTTGTCGAGAAGCTTGGCTACAGCGTGCCTGGCAAGCTTGCGGTGCTGATTGCCGAAACCGCCGATATCCCGAAGCATTTCCGCCTCGCCGTCGATCTCGGCTGCGGCACGGGCCTGCTCGGGCCGGAAATCCGCGCGCGTGTCGATCGGCTGGAAGGTTACGACCTGTCGAAAGGCATGCTTGCCAAGGCGGCCGAGAAGAATGTCTACGACTATCTCGGTCAGGCCGATCTGTCGCTGGAGCCGGATCTGTCAGGCGTGTTTGAGGCGGGGCTTGCCGCCGGCCGGGCGGATCTGGTCACCGCCGCCGACGTGCTGATGTATCTCGGCAATCTGCAAGGCGTGATGGCGATCGTGGCGAAGCTCTCGGCCGCTGGCGCAATCTTCGCCTTTTCCGTCGAGGATGCGCAGCAGCCGGACGGTTATGTGCTGTGCGATTCCCTGCGGTTTGCTCATTCCGAGGCCTATGTCAGAAAGATTTTGGCCGCCCACGGCTTTACGGTGCTTGATCTCACTCGCAGCGTCATTCGCATGGATGGCGGAAAACCTATCCACGGCATTCTGTTCATTGCGAGCAAATCGGCCTGA